In Magnetococcales bacterium, the following are encoded in one genomic region:
- a CDS encoding acyltransferase, producing the protein MTGKQRLAEFLLNPEKYWNLLLSPLRARLLWLYDVQMGPGVGVIGKPLIINRGAGIRLGMGVRLYSAQSNHEIALPSRVVLTTRGEGRIEIGDHAMINGSTIRSFHRVTVGKNVWISSNCTIMDSHGHALDPDTRLNKPDEHGEGAPVTIEDNVWMGIDCKVLPGVVIGKNSVISLGSMVTQNIPPNSLAAGVPAKVISKLTI; encoded by the coding sequence ATGACAGGAAAACAGCGTTTGGCCGAGTTTCTTTTAAACCCGGAAAAATATTGGAATTTGCTCCTCTCTCCGCTTCGGGCCCGGCTACTCTGGCTTTATGATGTGCAAATGGGGCCGGGAGTGGGGGTGATCGGCAAGCCTCTGATCATCAACCGGGGAGCGGGGATTCGCCTGGGGATGGGGGTGCGGCTCTATTCAGCCCAATCCAACCACGAAATAGCTCTCCCTTCCCGGGTGGTGTTGACCACCCGGGGGGAGGGGCGCATCGAAATAGGTGACCATGCCATGATCAACGGCTCCACCATCCGCAGCTTTCACCGGGTGACAGTGGGCAAGAATGTCTGGATATCCAGCAACTGCACCATCATGGATTCCCACGGCCACGCCCTGGATCCCGATACCCGGCTGAACAAGCCCGACGAGCATGGTGAGGGAGCCCCTGTCACCATTGAGGATAATGTCTGGATGGGGATCGACTGCAAGGTGCTGCCAGGGGTGGTGATCGGTAAAAATTCTGTCATCAGCCTGGGCAGTATGGTCACCCAAAATATTCCCCCCAACTCCCTGGCCGCAGGTGTTCCGGCCAAGGTGATCTCCAAGTTGACGATATAG